A single region of the Pseudomonas sp. B21-023 genome encodes:
- a CDS encoding glutamine synthetase family protein, translating into MHFAPAEQARRFLADNPDIDLIELFILDANGVPRGKLLHREELLAVFDSGRPLPSTILGLTLNGDDVEDSGLVWDVGDIDCRAYPLDGSLVRLPWRRVPTAAVQVSMHPSEGLPASVADPRHVLLRVIDALKADGLHPVMACELEFYLLDQQRDAQGRPQPALDSDGGRPRETQVYGLRELEQIEPFLADLYAACKAQGIPVRTAISEYAPGQVEITLEHGDALQAMDQAVRYKRLVKGIANAHGMQACFMAKPFAQLAGTGMHMHLSLADAAGNNLFASEDKAGTPLLRQAVAGMLRHLRESLLLFCPNANSFRRFQANSYAPLAPTWGVDNRTVSLRVPGGPANSRHVEHRICGADANPYLAAAAILAATHQGIREQLDPGAPVEGNGYAQASEYLPTDWLTALEALEQSAWAREALGEAFLGVYLKVKRAEYRQFMAEVGEQDWRWYLHQA; encoded by the coding sequence ATGCACTTTGCCCCCGCAGAGCAAGCCAGGCGTTTCCTGGCCGACAACCCCGATATCGACCTGATCGAACTGTTCATCCTCGACGCCAACGGCGTACCCCGCGGCAAGCTGCTGCACCGCGAGGAACTGCTGGCCGTGTTCGACAGCGGCCGCCCGCTGCCCAGCACCATCCTCGGCCTGACCCTCAACGGCGATGATGTGGAAGACTCCGGCCTGGTCTGGGACGTCGGCGACATCGACTGCCGCGCCTACCCGCTGGATGGCAGCCTGGTGCGCCTGCCCTGGCGCCGGGTGCCGACCGCCGCCGTGCAGGTCAGCATGCACCCCAGCGAAGGCCTGCCGGCCAGCGTGGCGGATCCACGTCATGTGCTGCTGCGGGTGATCGACGCCCTCAAGGCCGATGGCCTTCACCCGGTGATGGCCTGCGAGCTGGAGTTCTACCTGCTCGACCAGCAGCGCGACGCCCAAGGCCGGCCGCAGCCGGCGCTGGACAGCGACGGCGGCCGCCCGCGCGAGACCCAGGTCTATGGCTTGCGTGAGCTGGAGCAGATCGAACCGTTCCTTGCCGACCTGTATGCTGCCTGCAAGGCCCAAGGCATCCCTGTGCGCACAGCGATCTCCGAGTACGCCCCGGGGCAGGTGGAAATTACCCTGGAGCACGGCGATGCGCTCCAGGCCATGGACCAGGCCGTGCGCTACAAGCGTCTGGTCAAGGGCATTGCCAATGCCCATGGCATGCAGGCCTGCTTCATGGCCAAGCCGTTCGCGCAACTGGCCGGCACCGGCATGCACATGCACCTGAGCCTGGCGGACGCCGCTGGCAACAACCTGTTCGCCAGCGAAGACAAGGCCGGCACCCCACTGTTGCGCCAGGCGGTGGCCGGCATGCTGCGCCACCTGCGTGAGTCGCTGCTGTTGTTCTGCCCCAACGCCAACTCGTTCCGCCGCTTCCAGGCCAACAGCTATGCCCCGCTGGCGCCGACCTGGGGCGTGGACAACCGCACCGTCAGCCTGCGCGTGCCCGGCGGCCCGGCCAACAGCCGGCATGTGGAGCACCGCATCTGCGGCGCCGACGCCAACCCCTACCTGGCCGCCGCCGCGATACTTGCTGCCACGCACCAGGGCATCCGCGAACAGCTCGATCCCGGCGCGCCAGTCGAAGGCAACGGCTATGCCCAGGCCAGCGAGTACCTGCCCACCGACTGGCTGACTGCCCTGGAAGCCCTGGAGCAGTCGGCCTGGGCACGGGAGGCGCTGGGCGAGGCCTTCCTCGGCGTGTACCTGAAGGTCAAGCGTGCCGAGTACCGCCAGTTCATGGCCGAGGTCGGCGAACAGGACTGGCGCTGGTACCTGCATCAGGCCTGA
- a CDS encoding alpha/beta hydrolase produces the protein MPHDAFWLPASEHCSLYVHQWLPATPVKAVVLLAHGMAEHAGRYQRLGHALNAAGYGLLAPDLRGHGRTAELGSLGLFARHNGWNAVVNDLGLLAQHVGQQFPGTPLFLFGHSMGSYIAQAYLLHHSASLQGAILSGSNFQPVALYRSARLIARFEAWRQGPLGKSALIDWLSFGSFNKAFKPNRTAFDWLSRDAGEVDKYIADPLCGFRCSNQLWLDLLQGLAQISQPRHLGQIDPNLPILVIGGECDPVSAGKRLTHLADALRATGNRHVQLRIYPGARHEVLNETHRDEVTAEIIGWLDQALALGRPARSE, from the coding sequence ATGCCCCATGACGCCTTCTGGCTCCCCGCCAGCGAGCATTGCAGTCTTTATGTTCATCAATGGCTGCCCGCCACGCCGGTCAAGGCCGTGGTGTTGCTGGCCCACGGCATGGCCGAGCATGCCGGGCGCTACCAGCGCCTGGGCCATGCCCTCAATGCAGCTGGCTACGGGCTGCTCGCCCCCGACCTGCGCGGCCATGGCCGTACCGCCGAACTGGGCAGCCTGGGCTTGTTCGCCCGCCATAATGGCTGGAATGCCGTGGTCAACGACCTGGGCCTGTTGGCACAGCACGTCGGCCAGCAGTTCCCGGGCACCCCGCTGTTCCTGTTCGGCCACAGCATGGGCAGCTACATCGCCCAGGCTTACCTGCTGCACCACAGCGCCAGCCTGCAAGGCGCGATCCTCAGCGGTTCGAACTTCCAGCCGGTGGCACTGTACCGGTCCGCGCGCCTGATCGCCCGGTTCGAAGCCTGGCGCCAAGGCCCCCTGGGCAAGAGCGCGCTGATCGACTGGCTGTCGTTCGGCTCGTTCAACAAGGCCTTCAAACCCAACCGCACGGCATTTGACTGGCTCAGCCGCGATGCCGGGGAAGTGGACAAGTACATCGCCGACCCGTTGTGCGGCTTCCGTTGCAGCAACCAGCTGTGGCTCGACCTGCTGCAGGGGCTGGCACAGATCAGCCAGCCCAGGCACCTAGGGCAGATCGACCCAAACCTGCCTATTTTGGTGATCGGCGGCGAATGTGATCCGGTGAGTGCCGGCAAGCGTCTCACCCATCTGGCCGACGCCCTGCGCGCGACCGGCAACCGTCATGTACAGTTGCGCATCTACCCCGGCGCACGCCACGAAGTGCTCAACGAAACCCATCGCGACGAGGTCACCGCCGAGATCATCGGCTGGCTGGACCAGGCGCTGGCCCTTGGCCGCCCTGCCCGCAGTGAATGA
- the hrpA gene encoding ATP-dependent RNA helicase HrpA has protein sequence MTDHAIDQLLKNLDHAMIADRHRLRRQLHELRKRPDEGKLAQWVEKVQASCAQVTARQQSVPSIRYDDNLPIAAKRDEIKKALAEHQVLVIAGETGSGKTTQLPKICLELGRGSHGLIAHTQPRRIAARSVAARVAEELGTPLGALVGYQVRFEDQSDSNTLVKLMTDGILLAETQHDRFLERYDTIIVDEAHERSLNIDFLLGYLKTLLHRRPDLKLIITSATIDLERFSKHFDGAPIIEVSGRTYPVETWYRPLTSEQDEEGNQVEDDLSVDQAILASLDEIAQYERSQGKGPGDVLVFLPGEREIRDAAEILRKAQLRHTEILPLYARLSPAEQQRIFQSHSGRRVVLATNVAETSLTVPGIRYVIDSGTARISRYSYRAKVQRLPIEAVSQASANQRKGRCGRVEPGICIRLYSEDDFNGRPAFTDPEILRTNLAAVILQMLHLRLGAIDAFPFIEPPDGKAISDGFNLLQELSAVNRENQLTPLGRQLARLPIDPRLGRMLLEGARQGSLQEVLIVASALSVQDPRERPPERQQAADQAHAQWKDVDSDFAALVNLWRGFEEQRQALTANPLRNWCRKNFLNYLRLREWRDAHRQLALICRDLQLTVNKDACDYQRMHKAILSGLLSQIGQKTEEGDYQGARQRRFWIHPSSGIGRKRPQWVMAAELVETTKLYARMVAKIEPDWIEPLATHLIKKNHFEPHWEKKRGQVVAYEQITLYGLILVGRRPVHFGPIDPVTSRELFIRDGLVGGEIQSRAKCLAANKRLLEQLDELEAKARRRDILADEETLYAFYEARLPAEIHQTATFDAWYRMTSQKDANLLIMREEDVLAREASEVTAAQYPDHLQVGELRLSLSYHFEPNHPRDGVTVRVPAPLLPNLPGERLEWLVPGLLEAKCIALVRNLPKALRKNFVPVPDFVKAALSRMVFGQGALPQALGHELLRMTGARVSDEAWAEATGLVEGHLRMNIEVVDAQGKFLGEGRDLAELTARFAAASQAALALPRNDKAEQPVQAKVFEQVAQTAQQKIAGLSMTVYPALVEDNGTVREGRFSTQAEAEFQHRRALQRLLLQQLAEPAKFLRGKLPGLTELGLLYRELGRVEALVEDILLASLDSCVLEGEDPLPRDGAALASLAERKRGNWSEHAERLARLTLEVLKLWHGLQKRFKGKIDLSQAVALNDIKQQLANLVYPGFVRETPGAWFKELPRYLKAVELRLEKLGSQVQKDRVWSGELANCWAQYQARADKHAQEGKRDEQLTLYRWLLEEYRVSLFAQQLGTKVPVSDKRLSKQWSQVEA, from the coding sequence ATGACAGACCACGCCATCGACCAACTGCTGAAGAACCTCGACCACGCCATGATCGCCGACCGCCATCGGTTGCGCCGGCAATTGCACGAGCTGCGCAAGCGCCCCGACGAGGGCAAGCTCGCGCAGTGGGTGGAAAAGGTACAGGCCTCCTGCGCCCAGGTCACCGCGCGCCAGCAGAGCGTGCCGAGCATTCGCTACGACGACAACCTGCCCATCGCCGCCAAGCGCGACGAGATCAAGAAGGCCCTGGCCGAGCACCAGGTGTTGGTCATCGCCGGCGAGACAGGTTCGGGCAAGACCACCCAGTTGCCGAAGATCTGCCTGGAGTTGGGCCGTGGCAGCCACGGCCTGATCGCCCACACCCAGCCTCGGCGAATCGCCGCGCGCAGCGTCGCGGCGCGGGTCGCGGAGGAGCTGGGCACGCCGTTGGGGGCGCTGGTGGGCTACCAGGTGCGCTTCGAAGACCAGAGCGATTCGAATACGCTGGTCAAGCTGATGACCGACGGTATCCTGCTGGCCGAGACCCAGCACGACCGCTTCCTCGAACGCTATGACACGATCATCGTCGACGAGGCTCACGAGCGCAGCCTGAACATCGATTTCCTGCTCGGCTACCTCAAGACCTTGCTGCACCGCCGCCCTGACCTGAAGCTGATCATCACCTCGGCGACTATCGACCTGGAGCGCTTCTCCAAGCACTTCGACGGCGCGCCGATCATCGAGGTGTCCGGCCGTACCTACCCTGTGGAAACCTGGTACCGCCCGCTGACCAGCGAACAGGATGAGGAGGGCAACCAGGTCGAGGACGACCTTTCCGTTGACCAGGCGATCCTTGCCAGCCTCGACGAGATCGCCCAGTACGAGCGCAGCCAGGGCAAGGGCCCGGGCGATGTACTGGTGTTCCTGCCCGGCGAGCGCGAGATCCGCGACGCCGCCGAGATCCTGCGCAAGGCGCAGTTGCGCCACACCGAGATTTTGCCGCTGTATGCGCGGCTGTCGCCAGCCGAGCAGCAGCGGATCTTCCAGTCCCACAGCGGCCGGCGCGTGGTGCTGGCGACCAACGTCGCCGAAACCTCGCTGACCGTGCCGGGCATCCGCTACGTGATAGACAGCGGCACCGCGCGCATCAGCCGCTACAGCTACCGCGCAAAGGTCCAGCGCCTGCCCATTGAGGCGGTGTCCCAGGCCAGCGCCAACCAGCGTAAAGGCCGTTGCGGCCGGGTCGAGCCGGGCATCTGCATCCGCTTGTACAGCGAGGACGACTTCAACGGCCGGCCGGCGTTCACCGATCCGGAGATCCTGCGCACCAACCTGGCGGCGGTGATCCTGCAGATGCTGCACCTGCGCCTCGGCGCCATCGACGCCTTCCCGTTCATCGAGCCGCCGGATGGCAAGGCCATCAGTGACGGCTTCAACCTGTTGCAGGAGCTGTCGGCGGTCAATCGCGAGAACCAGCTGACGCCGCTGGGCCGCCAGCTGGCGCGTCTGCCGATCGATCCACGGTTGGGCCGCATGCTGCTCGAAGGCGCCCGTCAGGGCAGCCTGCAGGAAGTGCTGATCGTCGCCAGCGCATTGTCGGTGCAGGACCCTCGCGAACGCCCACCGGAGCGTCAGCAGGCCGCCGACCAGGCCCACGCCCAGTGGAAGGATGTCGATTCCGACTTCGCCGCGCTGGTCAACCTGTGGCGCGGCTTCGAGGAGCAGCGCCAGGCGCTGACCGCCAACCCGCTGCGCAACTGGTGCCGCAAGAACTTCCTCAACTACTTGCGCCTGCGCGAGTGGCGCGACGCCCACCGCCAGCTGGCGCTGATCTGTCGCGACCTGCAATTGACGGTGAACAAGGATGCCTGCGACTACCAGCGCATGCACAAGGCGATTCTCAGCGGCCTGCTCAGCCAGATCGGCCAGAAGACCGAGGAGGGCGACTACCAGGGCGCACGCCAGCGGCGGTTCTGGATTCACCCGTCGTCGGGCATTGGCCGCAAGCGGCCGCAGTGGGTGATGGCCGCCGAACTGGTGGAAACCACCAAGCTGTATGCGCGCATGGTGGCCAAGATCGAGCCGGACTGGATCGAGCCGCTGGCCACCCACCTGATCAAGAAGAACCACTTCGAACCGCACTGGGAGAAGAAGCGCGGCCAGGTGGTGGCCTACGAGCAGATCACCTTGTACGGGTTGATCCTGGTCGGACGCCGCCCGGTGCATTTCGGTCCGATCGACCCCGTCACTTCCCGCGAGCTGTTCATCCGCGATGGCCTGGTCGGCGGCGAGATCCAGTCCCGGGCCAAGTGCCTGGCGGCCAACAAGCGCCTGCTGGAGCAGCTCGACGAACTGGAGGCCAAGGCCCGCCGGCGCGACATTCTGGCTGACGAAGAAACCCTGTACGCCTTCTACGAAGCGCGCCTGCCCGCGGAGATCCACCAGACCGCGACCTTCGATGCCTGGTACCGGATGACCAGCCAGAAGGACGCCAACTTGCTGATCATGCGCGAGGAGGACGTACTGGCCCGCGAGGCCAGCGAGGTCACCGCAGCGCAGTACCCCGACCATCTGCAGGTGGGCGAATTGCGCCTGTCGCTGAGCTACCACTTCGAACCGAACCACCCCCGTGACGGCGTCACCGTACGGGTGCCGGCGCCGTTGCTGCCCAACCTGCCGGGCGAACGCCTGGAATGGCTGGTGCCGGGCCTGCTCGAGGCCAAGTGCATCGCCCTGGTGCGCAACCTGCCCAAGGCCCTGCGCAAGAACTTCGTGCCGGTGCCGGACTTCGTCAAGGCGGCACTGTCGCGCATGGTCTTCGGCCAGGGCGCGTTGCCCCAGGCACTGGGCCATGAGCTGCTGCGCATGACCGGGGCGCGGGTGTCCGACGAGGCCTGGGCGGAAGCGACCGGGCTGGTCGAGGGCCATCTGCGCATGAACATCGAAGTGGTCGATGCCCAGGGCAAGTTCCTCGGCGAGGGCCGCGACCTGGCCGAACTGACTGCCCGTTTTGCCGCCGCCAGCCAGGCCGCCCTGGCCTTGCCGCGCAACGACAAGGCCGAGCAGCCGGTGCAGGCCAAGGTATTCGAGCAAGTGGCGCAGACCGCCCAGCAGAAGATTGCCGGGCTGTCGATGACCGTGTACCCGGCACTGGTCGAGGACAACGGCACGGTGCGCGAGGGGAGGTTCTCGACCCAGGCTGAGGCCGAGTTCCAGCACCGACGTGCCCTGCAGCGCCTGCTGCTGCAACAGCTGGCCGAGCCGGCCAAGTTCCTGCGCGGCAAGCTGCCGGGGCTGACCGAATTGGGCTTGTTGTATCGCGAATTGGGCCGGGTCGAGGCACTGGTGGAGGATATCCTGTTGGCCAGTCTCGACAGTTGCGTGCTCGAAGGCGAAGACCCGCTGCCCCGTGATGGCGCGGCCCTGGCCTCGCTGGCCGAACGCAAGCGTGGCAATTGGAGCGAGCATGCCGAGCGCCTGGCGCGCCTGACCTTGGAGGTGCTCAAGCTGTGGCATGGCTTGCAGAAGCGCTTCAAGGGCAAGATCGACCTGAGCCAGGCGGTGGCGCTCAACGATATCAAGCAGCAACTGGCCAACCTGGTGTATCCGGGCTTCGTGCGCGAGACGCCGGGGGCCTGGTTCAAGGAATTGCCGCGGTATCTCAAGGCAGTGGAACTGCGCCTGGAGAAGCTGGGGTCGCAGGTACAGAAGGACCGGGTGTGGAGTGGCGAGCTGGCCAATTGCTGGGCGCAATACCAGGCCCGTGCCGACAAGCATGCCCAGGAAGGCAAGCGCGATGAGCAACTGACCTTGTACCGCTGGCTGCTGGAGGAGTACCGGGTGTCGTTGTTTGCCCAGCAATTGGGTACCAAGGTGCCGGTTTCCGACAAGCGACTGAGCAAGCAGTGGAGTCAGGTGGAAGCCTAA
- the fadD2 gene encoding long-chain-fatty-acid--CoA ligase FadD2 gives MQADFWNDKRPAGVPSTIDMNAYTSVVDVFERSCKRFADRPAYSNLGVTLSYADLERYSAAFAAWLQQHTDLAPGDRIAVQMPNVLQYPIAVFGALRAGLVVVNTNPLYTEREMRHQFKDSGARALVYLNMFGKRVQEVLPDTGIEYLIEAKMGDLLPAAKGWLINTVVDKLKKMVPAYQLPQAVSFKHVLRQGQRLNHQPVAQTLDDVAVLQYTGGTTGLAKGAMLTHGNLVANMLQVLACFGQHGPDGQPLIKQGQEVMIAPLPLYHIYAFTANCMCMMVTGNHNVLITNPRDIPGFIKELGKWRFSALVGLNTLFVALMDNPGFKSLDFSALKITNSGGTALVKATAERWEALTGCRIVEGYGLTETSPAASTNPYGQLARLGTVGIPVPGTGFKVIDDDGHEQPLGERGELCIKGPQVMKGYWQQPEATAQVLDSEGWLKTGDIAIIDPDGYTRIVDRKKDMIIVSGFNVYPNEIEDVVMGHPQVASCAVIGVPDERTGEAVKLFVVPRAGGVSVDELKAFCKSNFTGYKVPKHIVLRDSLPMTPVGKILRRELRDIA, from the coding sequence ATGCAAGCCGATTTCTGGAACGACAAGCGCCCGGCGGGCGTGCCTTCCACCATTGACATGAATGCCTATACCTCCGTGGTCGACGTGTTCGAACGCTCCTGCAAGCGCTTCGCCGACCGGCCGGCATACAGCAACCTTGGCGTCACCCTGAGCTACGCGGACCTCGAACGCTACTCGGCGGCTTTCGCCGCCTGGTTGCAGCAGCACACCGACCTGGCGCCGGGCGACCGCATCGCGGTGCAGATGCCCAACGTCCTGCAATACCCGATCGCCGTGTTCGGCGCCTTGCGCGCCGGGCTGGTGGTGGTCAACACCAACCCGTTGTACACCGAGCGCGAGATGCGCCATCAGTTCAAGGACTCCGGCGCCCGCGCGTTGGTGTACCTGAACATGTTCGGCAAGCGCGTGCAGGAGGTGTTGCCCGACACCGGCATCGAGTACCTGATCGAAGCGAAGATGGGCGACTTGCTGCCGGCGGCCAAGGGTTGGCTGATCAACACCGTGGTCGACAAGCTGAAGAAGATGGTCCCCGCCTATCAGCTGCCCCAGGCGGTCTCGTTCAAGCACGTCCTGCGCCAGGGGCAACGGCTCAACCACCAACCAGTGGCGCAGACGCTCGACGATGTCGCGGTGCTGCAGTACACCGGCGGGACCACGGGCCTGGCCAAGGGGGCCATGCTCACCCATGGCAACCTGGTGGCCAACATGCTTCAGGTCCTGGCCTGTTTCGGCCAGCACGGGCCCGATGGCCAGCCGCTGATCAAGCAAGGGCAGGAGGTGATGATCGCGCCGCTGCCGCTGTACCACATCTATGCCTTTACCGCGAACTGCATGTGCATGATGGTAACCGGCAATCACAACGTGCTGATCACCAACCCCCGCGACATTCCGGGGTTCATCAAGGAACTGGGCAAGTGGCGGTTCTCGGCGCTGGTAGGCCTGAATACCCTGTTCGTCGCGCTGATGGACAACCCGGGGTTCAAGTCGCTGGATTTCTCCGCGCTGAAGATCACCAATTCCGGCGGCACCGCGCTGGTCAAGGCCACCGCCGAGCGCTGGGAGGCGCTCACGGGTTGCCGCATCGTCGAAGGCTACGGCCTGACCGAGACCTCGCCAGCGGCCAGCACCAACCCCTATGGCCAGCTGGCGCGCCTGGGAACGGTGGGGATCCCGGTACCTGGCACGGGGTTCAAGGTGATCGACGATGACGGTCACGAACAACCGTTGGGCGAGCGTGGCGAGTTGTGCATCAAGGGGCCGCAGGTGATGAAGGGCTATTGGCAGCAGCCGGAGGCTACCGCCCAGGTGCTGGACAGCGAAGGCTGGCTGAAGACCGGCGACATCGCGATCATCGACCCGGACGGCTACACGCGGATCGTCGACCGCAAGAAAGACATGATCATCGTCTCGGGCTTCAACGTGTATCCCAACGAGATCGAGGACGTGGTGATGGGCCATCCGCAGGTGGCCAGCTGCGCGGTGATCGGCGTGCCGGACGAGCGCACCGGCGAAGCGGTGAAGCTGTTCGTGGTGCCGCGTGCGGGCGGGGTGAGCGTCGATGAGCTCAAGGCGTTCTGCAAGAGCAATTTCACCGGTTACAAGGTGCCCAAGCACATCGTGCTGCGCGATTCGCTGCCGATGACACCGGTGGGCAAGATCCTGCGTCGGGAATTGCGTGATATTGCCTGA
- the fadD1 gene encoding long-chain-fatty-acid--CoA ligase FadD1, producing MIEHFWKDKYPAGVTADINPDEFPNIQAVLKQSCQRFADKPAFSNLGKTITYGELYTLSGAFAAWLQQHTDLKPGDRIAVQLPNVLQYPVAVFGAMRAGLIVVNTNPLYTARELEHQFNDSGAKALVCLANMAHLAEKVVPKTQVKHVIVTEVADLLPPLKRLLINSVIKYVKKMVPAYHLPGAVRFNDALALGKGGAVTEANPQPGDVAVLQYTGGTTGVAKGAMLTHRNLVANMLQCRALMGSNLHEGCEILITPLPLYHIYAFTFHCMAMMLIGNHNVLISNPRDLPAMVKELGKWKFSGFIGLNTLFVALCNNETFRNLDFSALKITLSGGMALQMSVAERWKAVTGCAICEGYGMTETSPVAAVNPTSANQVGTIGIPVPSTLCKIIDDNGQELPLGEVGELCIKGPQVMKGYWQRDDATAEIIDSNGWLKTGDIALIQPDGYMRIVDRKKDMILVSGFNVYPNELEDVLATLPGVLQCAAIGVPDEKSGEVIKVFIVVKPGMTLTKEQVMEHMRANVTGYKVPKAIEFRDALPTTNVGKILRRELRDEELKKQGLKKIA from the coding sequence ATGATCGAACATTTTTGGAAGGATAAGTACCCAGCCGGGGTCACGGCGGACATCAATCCTGACGAATTCCCCAATATCCAGGCGGTACTCAAGCAATCCTGCCAACGCTTTGCCGACAAACCTGCCTTTAGCAACCTGGGCAAGACCATCACCTACGGCGAGCTGTACACGTTGTCCGGTGCCTTCGCCGCCTGGCTGCAGCAGCATACCGACCTGAAGCCGGGTGACCGCATCGCGGTCCAGTTGCCCAATGTCCTGCAGTACCCTGTCGCCGTCTTCGGCGCCATGCGTGCCGGGCTGATCGTGGTCAACACCAACCCGCTGTACACTGCGCGGGAGCTGGAGCACCAGTTCAACGACTCCGGCGCCAAGGCGTTGGTGTGCCTGGCCAACATGGCGCACCTGGCGGAAAAGGTGGTGCCCAAGACCCAGGTCAAACACGTCATTGTCACCGAAGTGGCCGACCTGTTGCCACCACTCAAGCGCCTGCTGATCAACAGCGTCATCAAGTACGTGAAGAAAATGGTGCCGGCCTACCACCTGCCGGGCGCGGTGCGCTTCAATGACGCGCTGGCGCTGGGCAAGGGCGGCGCGGTCACCGAGGCCAACCCGCAGCCCGGCGACGTCGCCGTGCTGCAGTACACCGGCGGTACCACCGGCGTGGCCAAGGGCGCGATGCTCACCCATCGCAACCTGGTGGCCAACATGCTGCAGTGCCGTGCGCTGATGGGCTCGAACCTGCACGAAGGTTGCGAGATCCTCATCACTCCGCTGCCGCTGTACCACATCTACGCCTTTACCTTCCATTGCATGGCCATGATGCTGATCGGCAACCACAACGTGCTGATCAGCAACCCGCGTGACCTGCCGGCGATGGTCAAGGAACTGGGCAAGTGGAAGTTCAGCGGCTTCATCGGCCTCAACACGCTGTTTGTCGCCCTGTGCAACAACGAGACTTTCCGCAACCTCGATTTCTCGGCGCTGAAGATCACCTTGTCCGGTGGCATGGCGCTGCAGATGAGCGTGGCCGAGCGCTGGAAGGCGGTGACTGGTTGTGCCATCTGCGAAGGTTACGGGATGACCGAGACCAGCCCGGTGGCGGCAGTCAACCCGACCTCGGCCAACCAGGTGGGCACCATCGGTATCCCGGTGCCGTCCACCCTGTGCAAGATCATCGACGACAACGGCCAGGAACTACCCCTGGGCGAGGTGGGCGAGCTGTGTATCAAGGGGCCGCAGGTGATGAAGGGCTACTGGCAGCGGGACGATGCCACCGCCGAGATCATCGACAGCAATGGCTGGTTGAAAACCGGTGACATTGCCTTGATCCAGCCTGATGGCTACATGCGCATCGTCGATCGCAAGAAGGACATGATCCTGGTGTCCGGCTTCAACGTGTACCCCAACGAGCTCGAAGATGTGCTTGCCACGCTGCCAGGTGTGTTGCAGTGCGCGGCCATCGGTGTCCCGGACGAGAAGTCTGGCGAGGTAATCAAGGTGTTCATCGTGGTCAAGCCTGGCATGACACTGACCAAGGAACAGGTCATGGAGCACATGCGTGCCAACGTCACCGGCTACAAGGTGCCCAAGGCCATCGAGTTCCGCGATGCGCTGCCGACTACCAACGTTGGCAAGATCCTGCGCCGCGAGTTGCGTGACGAAGAGCTGAAAAAGCAGGGCCTGAAGAAGATCGCCTGA
- a CDS encoding FAD-binding oxidoreductase has translation MNAALNNGPAQRAPSYYSATLNDATEYPTLKGTVQVDVAIIGGGFTGMATAVELAERGLKVAIVETNRIGWGASGRNGGQVTGSLSGDEAMRTQMRDRLGAEVDDFIWHLRWRGHQIIEQRVERYGIQCDLKHGHLHAAMKPSHMTELRAFEAEAQRRGMGDLVQLLDSEAMQQHLQSPLYLGALKNRRNLHLHPLNLCLGEARAAHGLGALVFENSEVLEIIHGPRPAVVTAQGRIEARQVMLAGDVYHKLEKRQLKGKIFPAMGGIVTTAPLGDLADQINPQDLAVYDCRFVLDYYRLTADKRLLFGGGANYSGRDSRDIEDELRPCIERTFPALKGVPIEFQWSCAMGIVVNRIPQLGKLSDNVWYCQGYSGHGIATSHIMGEIMAEALTGTLGKFDTFAACKHIKVPMGDLLGNPLLAAGMWYYQMLEKLR, from the coding sequence ATGAACGCAGCACTGAACAACGGGCCGGCCCAACGCGCGCCGTCCTACTACAGCGCCACCCTCAATGACGCGACCGAATACCCCACACTCAAGGGCACGGTGCAGGTGGACGTGGCGATCATCGGCGGCGGCTTCACCGGCATGGCCACTGCGGTGGAGCTGGCCGAACGTGGCCTGAAGGTAGCCATCGTCGAGACCAACCGCATCGGCTGGGGCGCCAGTGGGCGCAACGGTGGCCAGGTCACCGGCAGCCTGTCGGGCGACGAGGCCATGCGCACGCAGATGCGCGACCGTCTGGGCGCCGAGGTGGACGACTTCATCTGGCACCTGCGCTGGCGCGGCCACCAGATCATCGAACAGCGCGTCGAACGCTACGGCATCCAGTGCGACCTCAAGCACGGCCACCTGCACGCGGCGATGAAACCTTCGCACATGACCGAACTGCGCGCCTTCGAGGCCGAAGCCCAACGCCGCGGCATGGGCGACCTGGTGCAGTTGCTCGACAGCGAAGCCATGCAACAGCACCTGCAGAGCCCGCTGTACCTCGGCGCGTTGAAGAACCGCCGCAACCTGCACCTGCATCCGCTCAACCTGTGCCTGGGCGAGGCCCGCGCCGCCCATGGCCTCGGCGCGCTGGTGTTCGAGAATTCCGAAGTGCTGGAGATCATCCACGGCCCTCGTCCGGCCGTGGTCACGGCGCAGGGACGGATCGAGGCACGCCAGGTAATGCTGGCCGGCGACGTCTACCACAAACTGGAAAAACGCCAGCTCAAGGGCAAGATCTTCCCGGCCATGGGCGGCATCGTCACCACCGCGCCACTGGGCGACCTGGCCGACCAGATCAACCCGCAGGACCTGGCGGTGTACGACTGCCGCTTCGTTCTCGACTACTACCGCCTGACCGCCGACAAACGCCTGCTGTTCGGCGGCGGCGCCAACTACTCCGGGCGCGACTCACGAGATATCGAAGACGAACTGCGTCCGTGCATCGAGCGTACCTTCCCGGCGCTCAAGGGTGTGCCGATCGAATTCCAATGGAGCTGCGCGATGGGCATCGTGGTCAACCGCATCCCGCAGCTGGGCAAGCTGTCGGACAACGTCTGGTACTGCCAGGGGTACTCCGGGCACGGCATCGCTACCAGCCACATCATGGGCGAGATCATGGCCGAGGCACTGACGGGGACGCTGGGGAAATTCGATACCTTTGCGGCGTGCAAGCACATCAAGGTGCCGATGGGAGACTTACTGGGGAATCCGCTGCTGGCGGCGGGGATGTGGTACTACCAGATGCTGGAAAAGTTGCGCTGA